Proteins encoded by one window of Brevibacterium atlanticum:
- the msrA gene encoding peptide-methionine (S)-S-oxide reductase MsrA, with protein MSDLRTLTLGAGCFWCLDAVYQRTTGVTDVISGYTGGHTDNPGYREVCSGTTGHAEALQVTFDAEIVPEEVILGLFFTGHDPTSLNRQGYDVGTQYRSAMFYRDEEEKARFAAAIESAQTLFDSPIVTTLEPLGTFYPAEAVHQDFYTANPDNGYCRVIIDPKLSRARAEFAEWVS; from the coding sequence ATGAGCGATCTCCGAACTCTCACCCTCGGCGCCGGCTGCTTCTGGTGCCTCGACGCCGTCTACCAGCGGACCACCGGAGTCACCGACGTGATCTCCGGATACACCGGCGGACACACCGATAACCCCGGCTACCGCGAGGTCTGCTCCGGGACCACCGGCCACGCCGAGGCACTGCAGGTGACCTTCGACGCCGAGATCGTGCCCGAAGAGGTCATCCTCGGACTCTTCTTCACCGGGCACGACCCCACGAGCCTCAACCGTCAGGGCTATGACGTCGGCACCCAGTACCGCTCGGCGATGTTCTACCGCGACGAGGAGGAGAAGGCCCGCTTCGCCGCCGCCATCGAATCCGCGCAGACGCTCTTCGACTCACCGATCGTGACCACCCTCGAACCCCTCGGCACGTTCTACCCCGCCGAGGCTGTCCACCAGGACTTCTACACCGCGAACCCCGACAACGGGTACTGCCGTGTCATCATCGACCCGAAGCTGAGCCGCGCCCGCGCCGAATTCGCCGAATGGGTGAGCTGA
- the cls gene encoding cardiolipin synthase, with translation MRLNVDFELGSIPTILSVSWIVVEYIAKIIAIGVVPENRRPSSSSAWLLLILFVPIVGIPLFLMLGSPYINHRRARIQAQANELMHEGADDLPDVPPSLDAPREFVSVAQLGRALTALPMVTGDSHGVSSDYEASIARMAELVDSAEEYAHVEIYIMAWDSTTDVFFQALERASARGVKVKVLFDHIGSRKYPGFHRLGKRLSRAGMEWHLMLPFIPWRGKLRRIDLRNHRKLLVVDGKRAMMGSQNMIDSSYLKKKNVTIGRHWHDIMVELSGPIVATVEAVFATDWYTECGDSLGIRPYEGDSVEPDVGGQTSAMQLVPSGPGFTTEPNLKVFTSLMYLAQERLAIVSPYFVPDESLLAAVSTAARRGVDVELYVSEQADQFMVDYAQSSYYRSLLEAGVRIFQYPKPQVLHTKCFVVDGRYAVMGSSNMDMRSFGLNYEISLLTTGGDLVGDIDGVISDYQEASHELTLEEWEKRPLIRRYLESAMRLTSALQ, from the coding sequence ATGCGGCTGAATGTCGATTTCGAGCTGGGGTCGATTCCGACGATCCTGTCCGTCAGCTGGATCGTCGTCGAATACATCGCGAAGATCATCGCGATCGGTGTGGTCCCGGAGAACCGTCGCCCCTCATCCTCGTCGGCATGGCTGCTGCTCATCCTCTTCGTGCCGATCGTCGGCATCCCGCTGTTCCTCATGCTCGGCAGTCCGTACATCAATCACCGGCGGGCGAGAATCCAGGCCCAGGCCAATGAGCTCATGCACGAAGGTGCCGACGACCTGCCCGATGTGCCTCCCTCTCTGGATGCGCCGCGCGAGTTCGTCTCCGTCGCGCAGTTGGGGCGGGCGCTGACGGCCCTGCCGATGGTCACCGGTGACAGCCACGGCGTGAGCTCGGACTACGAGGCGAGCATCGCTCGGATGGCTGAACTCGTCGACTCGGCTGAGGAATACGCCCACGTCGAGATCTACATCATGGCCTGGGATTCGACGACCGACGTCTTCTTCCAAGCGCTCGAACGGGCGAGCGCAAGGGGAGTCAAGGTCAAGGTCCTCTTCGACCACATCGGCTCCCGCAAGTATCCCGGTTTCCACCGCCTCGGCAAACGCCTGAGCCGGGCCGGCATGGAATGGCACCTCATGCTCCCGTTCATTCCGTGGCGCGGGAAGCTGCGGCGCATCGACCTGCGTAATCACCGCAAACTCCTCGTCGTCGACGGGAAGAGGGCGATGATGGGCTCACAGAACATGATCGACTCGAGCTACCTCAAGAAGAAGAACGTGACAATCGGTCGGCACTGGCACGACATCATGGTCGAACTCAGCGGTCCGATCGTCGCCACCGTCGAGGCGGTGTTCGCCACCGACTGGTACACCGAGTGCGGGGATTCCCTGGGCATTCGACCCTACGAGGGCGATTCGGTCGAGCCCGATGTCGGTGGACAGACGAGCGCGATGCAACTCGTGCCCTCAGGGCCCGGATTCACCACCGAACCCAACCTCAAGGTCTTCACCTCGCTGATGTACCTCGCGCAGGAGCGCCTGGCCATCGTCAGCCCCTACTTCGTGCCCGACGAATCGCTGCTGGCCGCGGTGAGCACGGCCGCCCGGCGCGGCGTCGACGTCGAACTCTACGTCAGCGAACAGGCCGACCAGTTCATGGTCGACTACGCCCAGTCCTCGTACTACCGGTCCCTGCTCGAGGCCGGGGTGCGGATCTTCCAGTACCCCAAACCGCAGGTGCTCCACACGAAGTGCTTCGTCGTCGACGGTCGATACGCGGTGATGGGGTCATCGAACATGGATATGCGCTCCTTCGGCCTCAACTACGAGATCAGCCTGCTCACGACCGGCGGGGACCTCGTCGGTGACATCGACGGGGTGATCTCCGACTACCAGGAAGCCAGCCACGAACTCACTCTCGAGGAGTGGGAGAAGCGGCCGCTCATCCGCCGCTACCTCGAATCCGCGATGAGGCTGACCTCCGCCCTGCAGTAG
- a CDS encoding HpcH/HpaI aldolase/citrate lyase family protein gives MALEFKPAWLFCPGDRPDRYTKAAERSDIVILDLEDAVNDADKDTAREAIIDYPLDPTRTVVRVNARDSEHLGEDLKMLAQTDYTAVMLPKSQRATDLTVLAGYQVIALIETGLGALNVAEIAAAPNAYALMWGSEDLIADLGGGSSRNADGDYRDVAKHVRNQTLLAARAHGRFALDSIWADIPNLEGLATEAEDAVQSGFSGKVSIHPNHVPVVRDAFRPSDEQLTWAKSVLELAKTEKGAFAFEGKMIDAPLLKHAELIVARAH, from the coding sequence ATGGCCCTTGAGTTCAAACCCGCCTGGCTCTTCTGCCCCGGTGACCGTCCCGACAGGTATACGAAAGCAGCCGAACGCTCCGACATCGTCATCCTCGACCTCGAGGACGCCGTCAACGACGCGGACAAGGACACCGCCCGCGAAGCGATCATCGACTACCCGCTCGACCCCACCCGCACGGTCGTGCGCGTCAATGCCAGGGACTCCGAGCACCTCGGCGAGGACCTGAAGATGCTCGCTCAGACCGACTACACGGCCGTGATGCTGCCGAAGTCGCAGCGCGCGACCGACCTGACGGTCCTCGCCGGCTACCAGGTCATCGCCCTCATCGAGACCGGACTGGGTGCCCTCAACGTCGCCGAGATCGCCGCCGCCCCCAACGCCTACGCCCTGATGTGGGGATCCGAGGACCTCATCGCCGACCTCGGCGGAGGATCGTCCCGCAACGCCGACGGTGACTACCGCGACGTCGCCAAACACGTGCGCAACCAGACCCTGCTCGCCGCCCGCGCCCACGGCCGGTTCGCCCTCGATTCGATCTGGGCCGACATCCCGAACCTCGAAGGACTCGCAACCGAGGCCGAGGACGCCGTGCAGTCCGGATTCTCCGGCAAGGTCTCCATCCACCCCAACCACGTACCCGTCGTCCGCGACGCCTTCCGCCCCAGCGACGAACAGCTGACCTGGGCGAAGTCCGTGCTCGAGCTCGCGAAGACCGAGAAGGGCGCGTTCGCATTCGAGGGCAAGATGATCGACGCCCCGCTGCTCAAACACGCCGAACTCATCGTCGCCCGCGCGCATTGA
- a CDS encoding nitroreductase family protein: MGELMGSDKKGKKHKSKKCRRSGGRDDDACQVTRDRVRAHFLDGNTGPWAKNLAAEDMKNARPAADGATPQSAEAAAADERPASGESSRRGPDYSVPSTIDIVADPVLYALSTRRSISKVDPETPNDSDLLELIRSVSSVADHKGLRPWRFLILRGDDRIRLGAALDEAAGVHRKPGEINGKPLRAELLLALIASPTKHDKVPEWEQHATAAGAGHLLELALWQAGWGVMWRSGTLTNSEPVRSLHRLGENELLMGWFYIGAVPERYRQRLAASTRPLPKPEQFLDTL; encoded by the coding sequence ATGGGTGAGCTGATGGGCAGCGATAAGAAGGGCAAGAAGCACAAGTCCAAGAAGTGCCGAAGATCCGGCGGCAGGGACGATGATGCCTGTCAGGTGACGAGGGACCGTGTCCGCGCCCATTTCCTCGACGGCAACACCGGCCCCTGGGCGAAGAACCTCGCCGCCGAGGACATGAAGAACGCCCGTCCCGCTGCGGACGGGGCGACGCCGCAGTCCGCCGAGGCGGCCGCCGCGGACGAGCGCCCCGCCTCGGGCGAGTCCTCCCGCCGTGGGCCGGACTACTCGGTTCCCTCGACGATCGACATCGTCGCCGATCCCGTCCTCTACGCCCTGAGTACCCGCCGGTCGATCTCGAAGGTCGACCCGGAGACCCCGAACGACTCCGATCTGCTCGAGCTCATCCGCAGCGTCTCCTCGGTCGCCGATCACAAGGGACTGCGCCCCTGGCGCTTCCTCATCCTCCGCGGGGACGACCGGATCCGCCTCGGCGCAGCCCTCGACGAGGCCGCCGGGGTCCACCGGAAGCCCGGCGAGATCAATGGGAAGCCGCTGCGAGCCGAACTCCTCCTCGCCCTCATCGCCTCACCGACCAAGCACGACAAGGTCCCCGAATGGGAGCAGCACGCCACCGCCGCCGGTGCCGGACACCTCCTCGAACTCGCCCTGTGGCAGGCCGGGTGGGGAGTGATGTGGCGTTCGGGCACGCTGACGAACTCGGAACCCGTCCGGAGCCTCCATCGGCTGGGGGAGAACGAACTCCTCATGGGCTGGTTCTACATCGGTGCGGTGCCTGAACGCTACCGTCAGCGACTGGCCGCGAGCACCCGACCGCTGCCGAAGCCCGAACAGTTCCTCGATACCCTGTGA
- a CDS encoding histidine phosphatase family protein has protein sequence MTGTRTLYVITHPESRHHVEGRVGGWFDSSLTEHGRSQARSIAAELRRRIPADASAEVVTSDLARTRETAEVVAEALGTRAEVAAGLREKSYGIAEGREQSWLDERFVFPPKPGDVGAALLDHQVRLDHDEGIEGAETRRELGARVYEAMDEILARPAAHQVIVTHGFAHTFVIGRWLELPLDSMGWAAFAARSGCITELTEDAAFGNRTLRRLADVDHLGEN, from the coding sequence ATGACAGGTACCCGCACGCTCTACGTCATCACCCACCCCGAGTCCCGCCACCATGTCGAGGGCCGCGTGGGCGGGTGGTTCGACTCCTCCCTGACCGAACACGGACGCTCCCAGGCCCGGTCCATCGCCGCCGAGCTGCGCAGGCGGATCCCCGCCGATGCCTCGGCGGAGGTGGTCACCTCCGATCTCGCGCGGACCCGGGAGACCGCCGAGGTGGTCGCCGAGGCCCTCGGCACCCGCGCCGAGGTGGCGGCGGGCCTGCGGGAGAAATCGTACGGAATCGCGGAAGGCCGGGAGCAGTCCTGGCTCGACGAGCGGTTCGTCTTTCCGCCGAAGCCCGGCGATGTCGGCGCAGCCTTGCTCGATCATCAGGTCCGTCTCGATCATGACGAAGGCATCGAGGGCGCTGAGACGAGGCGGGAGCTCGGCGCACGGGTCTATGAGGCGATGGATGAGATCCTCGCGCGTCCGGCGGCTCATCAGGTCATCGTCACCCACGGGTTCGCGCATACCTTCGTCATCGGTCGGTGGCTCGAGCTGCCGCTCGACTCAATGGGCTGGGCGGCGTTCGCGGCCCGCTCGGGCTGCATCACGGAGCTGACCGAGGATGCAGCGTTCGGCAATCGCACTCTGCGTCGGCTGGCAGACGTCGACCACCTCGGCGAGAACTGA
- a CDS encoding peptide deformylase has protein sequence MNEADATIAAQIRAVLTAAEAGDGTAPIVEAGDPVLRTETRPFDGQVDDAELARLAEVMRATMLAAPGVGLAGPQVGVSLSMFVAEDPGARDPEVAEVRQREPMPLRVVLNAAYSRASAEDVAFYEGCLSIPGYQAVVARPREIELTGTDLRGGPIAEAVTGWSARIVAHETDHLSGILFLDKAEMRSLATNVSVAKFWHQPSTQKAAAELGFSLPSGMVM, from the coding sequence TTGAACGAGGCCGATGCGACCATCGCCGCCCAGATCCGTGCCGTTCTCACCGCCGCCGAGGCGGGGGATGGGACCGCACCCATCGTCGAGGCCGGTGACCCGGTGCTGCGCACCGAGACCCGACCCTTCGACGGGCAGGTCGACGATGCAGAGCTCGCCCGCCTCGCCGAGGTGATGCGTGCGACCATGCTCGCCGCACCCGGAGTCGGCCTGGCCGGACCGCAGGTGGGGGTGAGCCTGTCGATGTTCGTCGCCGAGGACCCGGGTGCCCGGGATCCCGAGGTCGCCGAGGTCCGGCAGCGCGAGCCCATGCCCCTGCGCGTCGTCCTCAACGCAGCTTATTCCCGGGCGAGCGCGGAGGACGTCGCCTTCTATGAAGGCTGCCTGTCGATCCCCGGCTACCAGGCCGTCGTCGCCAGGCCCCGGGAGATCGAACTGACCGGAACCGACCTCAGGGGAGGTCCCATCGCCGAGGCGGTCACCGGCTGGTCCGCCCGCATCGTCGCGCATGAGACCGACCATCTGTCCGGAATCCTGTTCCTCGACAAGGCCGAGATGCGGTCGCTGGCGACGAACGTTTCGGTGGCGAAGTTCTGGCATCAGCCCTCGACGCAGAAGGCCGCGGCCGAACTCGGCTTCTCCCTGCCCAGCGGCATGGTGATGTGA
- a CDS encoding MFS transporter, with the protein MTRSENVGTHDEAESRRLPKEIYVLVAAAFIVALGYGIIAPVLPQFAASFDFGVTAATIVVSSFAFFRFVFSPSSGRLVDAFGERRIYITGLLIVAASTAAVAFAQNYWQLLIFRGLGGIGSTMFSVSAMALIVRLAPIDARAKASSTYATAFLVGNIAGPVLGGAMAGWRMRIPFIIYAVGLLVAAIVVRIFLASTAAFGSSTKSGRARLEAEKNEKQQEVMSFREAWKDSAYRSALISAFVQGWSAMGIRVAIYPLFAIQALRADTAVAGLALTMFAIGNASAVTIVGRFADTVGRKPFIQWGLFVLGVTTAALAFTDAIWLFFVFSVIAGIGSGLANPAQQATVADVIGRDRKGGRVLARYQMALDGGAILGPVIAGAVVDHFDYSWAFLLTGVLGIIAAGLWFFGRETRPRAVASAG; encoded by the coding sequence GTGACCCGGAGTGAGAACGTCGGCACCCACGACGAGGCGGAATCCCGTCGTCTGCCGAAAGAGATCTACGTCCTCGTCGCGGCCGCGTTCATCGTCGCACTGGGCTATGGAATCATCGCCCCAGTCCTTCCCCAGTTCGCGGCGAGCTTCGACTTCGGCGTCACCGCCGCGACCATCGTCGTCTCCTCCTTCGCGTTCTTCCGGTTCGTCTTCTCACCCTCGTCGGGCCGCCTCGTCGATGCCTTCGGCGAACGCCGCATCTACATCACCGGACTCCTCATCGTCGCCGCCTCCACGGCGGCCGTGGCCTTCGCGCAGAACTACTGGCAGCTGCTGATCTTCCGCGGCCTCGGCGGCATCGGTTCGACGATGTTCAGCGTCTCCGCGATGGCGCTCATCGTCCGGCTCGCCCCCATCGACGCCCGTGCGAAGGCGTCGTCGACGTATGCCACCGCGTTCCTCGTCGGCAACATCGCCGGCCCCGTGCTCGGCGGTGCCATGGCCGGGTGGAGGATGCGCATCCCCTTCATCATCTATGCCGTCGGGCTGCTGGTCGCCGCCATCGTCGTGCGCATCTTCCTCGCCTCGACCGCAGCCTTCGGATCCTCGACGAAGTCCGGACGAGCCCGCCTGGAGGCGGAGAAGAACGAGAAGCAGCAGGAAGTCATGTCCTTCCGCGAGGCCTGGAAGGACTCCGCCTACCGCTCGGCACTCATCTCCGCCTTCGTCCAGGGCTGGTCGGCGATGGGCATCCGCGTGGCGATCTACCCGCTCTTCGCGATCCAGGCGCTGCGTGCCGACACCGCCGTTGCGGGTCTGGCGCTGACGATGTTCGCCATCGGCAACGCCTCGGCCGTGACCATCGTCGGTCGCTTCGCTGACACGGTCGGTCGCAAGCCCTTCATCCAATGGGGCCTGTTCGTCCTCGGCGTGACGACCGCGGCCCTGGCCTTCACCGATGCCATCTGGCTGTTCTTCGTCTTCTCCGTCATCGCCGGCATCGGATCCGGTCTGGCCAACCCCGCCCAGCAGGCCACGGTCGCCGACGTCATCGGCCGCGACCGGAAGGGCGGGCGGGTGCTCGCCCGCTACCAGATGGCCCTCGACGGCGGTGCCATCCTCGGTCCCGTCATCGCCGGAGCCGTCGTCGACCACTTCGACTACTCGTGGGCGTTCCTGCTCACCGGCGTCCTCGGCATCATCGCCGCGGGACTGTGGTTCTTCGGCCGCGAGACCCGACCCCGAGCTGTGGCTTCGGCCGGGTAA
- a CDS encoding ArsR/SmtB family transcription factor: MNLDLVFAALADPTRRAIIDRLRSGDLSSGDLAEPLPISRPAVSQHLKVLEAAGLITRSKSAQRRIVSLNADKLSGATEWLLAAHEEWQRRFDALDDVLAEDAPQQTEQSEP, from the coding sequence ATGAATCTGGATCTGGTCTTCGCCGCTCTTGCCGATCCGACACGGCGGGCGATCATCGATCGTCTCCGCTCCGGTGACCTGAGCTCCGGTGACCTGGCCGAGCCGCTGCCGATCAGTCGGCCCGCCGTCTCACAGCATCTCAAGGTGCTCGAAGCCGCCGGACTCATCACCCGGTCGAAGAGCGCCCAGAGGCGCATCGTCTCGCTCAACGCCGACAAGCTCTCGGGAGCCACCGAGTGGCTGCTCGCGGCACACGAGGAATGGCAGCGGCGCTTCGATGCCCTCGACGACGTCCTCGCCGAGGATGCGCCGCAACAGACAGAACAATCGGAACCGTGA
- a CDS encoding SRPBCC family protein: protein MNTFDTNSETATTDQPSFTIVRDFAAPRAQVWDAWTNPDIMARWFHPETLETPRESVTVDLRVGGEYTYTMRIPDTGQEFPTAGRYLRIEEPRRLDFTWGSPEDIDEAPLVSVVLDEVDGRTTRMTFTVVGLPNDSGSDASAYDGWNSAFNVFDAEVIG, encoded by the coding sequence ATGAACACCTTCGACACCAACAGCGAGACCGCAACAACAGACCAGCCGAGCTTCACCATCGTCAGGGACTTCGCCGCGCCCCGTGCCCAGGTCTGGGACGCCTGGACGAACCCGGACATCATGGCTCGCTGGTTCCACCCCGAAACGCTGGAGACGCCACGGGAATCCGTCACCGTCGACCTCCGCGTCGGCGGCGAATACACCTACACGATGCGCATCCCCGACACGGGGCAGGAGTTCCCGACCGCCGGTCGGTACCTCCGCATCGAGGAACCGCGCCGACTCGACTTCACGTGGGGCAGCCCCGAAGACATCGACGAGGCGCCGCTTGTCAGCGTCGTCCTCGACGAGGTCGACGGGCGCACCACGAGGATGACCTTCACTGTCGTGGGTCTTCCCAACGACTCGGGCTCCGATGCCAGCGCCTACGACGGCTGGAACTCCGCGTTCAACGTCTTCGACGCCGAGGTCATCGGCTGA
- a CDS encoding MaoC family dehydratase, translating to MGEKVIEQRGLWLDEMEVGATYRHAPGRTITEADNTWFTAVTMNTQALHLDAAFAETEPFGQRLVNSMFTLATLIGLSVTQLTQGTIVGNLGFSEVSFPAPLFHGDTLYAETTILDKRSSKSRPGQGIVTLEHRGYNQDGTLVAKAVRQTMMFDSSHAKDAGNTADDQTETGK from the coding sequence ATGGGTGAGAAGGTCATCGAACAACGAGGTCTGTGGCTGGACGAGATGGAAGTCGGCGCGACCTACAGGCATGCGCCGGGACGGACCATCACCGAGGCGGACAACACCTGGTTCACGGCGGTGACCATGAACACCCAGGCCCTCCACCTCGACGCGGCCTTCGCCGAGACCGAACCCTTCGGACAGCGACTGGTCAACTCGATGTTCACCCTGGCCACGCTCATCGGGCTCTCGGTCACCCAGCTGACCCAGGGCACGATCGTCGGCAACCTCGGCTTCTCCGAGGTGAGCTTCCCCGCTCCACTCTTCCACGGCGACACCCTCTACGCGGAGACGACGATCCTCGACAAACGCAGCTCGAAGTCCCGCCCCGGACAGGGCATCGTCACCCTCGAACACCGCGGGTACAACCAGGACGGCACCCTCGTGGCCAAGGCCGTGCGCCAGACCATGATGTTCGACTCGAGCCACGCGAAAGACGCGGGGAACACCGCAGACGACCAGACCGAAACAGGAAAGTGA
- a CDS encoding HAD-IIA family hydrolase, giving the protein MDRDSIECWLTDMDGVLVKESNPLPGAAELLAQWRQADIPYLVLTNNSIYTARDLSARLRSNGLDVPESNIWTSAMATADFLSNQVEHGTAYVVGEAGLTTAIHEAGFVMTEKDPDFVVVGETHSYSFEAITKAIRLIEGGARFIVTNPDATGPSPEGILPATGAIAALITKATNREPYVVGKPNPMMFRSALNKIGAHSMSTAMIGDRMDTDIIAGMEAGMHTVLVLSGISTAEDVRRFPFRPNEIVAGVHELLDVPLEQQSDLGPDVTGSA; this is encoded by the coding sequence ATGGATCGCGATTCCATCGAATGCTGGCTGACCGATATGGACGGCGTCCTGGTCAAGGAGAGCAATCCCCTGCCCGGCGCCGCCGAGCTGCTCGCCCAGTGGCGGCAGGCCGACATTCCCTACCTGGTGCTGACGAACAACTCGATCTACACCGCCCGCGACCTCTCTGCCCGACTGCGGTCGAACGGTCTCGACGTTCCCGAGTCGAACATCTGGACCTCGGCGATGGCGACCGCTGATTTCCTTTCCAACCAGGTCGAGCACGGTACTGCCTACGTCGTCGGTGAGGCCGGGCTGACCACCGCCATCCACGAGGCCGGGTTCGTCATGACCGAGAAGGATCCCGATTTCGTCGTCGTCGGCGAGACGCATTCCTATTCGTTCGAGGCGATCACCAAGGCCATCCGCCTCATCGAAGGCGGGGCGCGCTTCATCGTCACGAACCCGGATGCGACCGGTCCGAGCCCCGAAGGCATCCTGCCTGCGACCGGCGCAATCGCAGCGCTCATCACGAAGGCGACGAACCGTGAACCCTACGTCGTCGGCAAACCGAATCCGATGATGTTCCGCTCGGCACTGAACAAGATCGGCGCGCACTCGATGAGCACTGCGATGATCGGCGACCGCATGGACACCGACATCATCGCCGGGATGGAGGCAGGCATGCACACCGTACTCGTCCTCTCCGGGATCTCGACCGCCGAGGATGTCCGCCGTTTCCCGTTCCGACCGAACGAGATCGTCGCCGGAGTCCACGAACTCCTCGACGTCCCGCTGGAACAGCAGAGCGACCTCGGCCCCGACGTCACCGGCTCCGCCTGA